A region from the Sphaerodactylus townsendi isolate TG3544 linkage group LG01, MPM_Stown_v2.3, whole genome shotgun sequence genome encodes:
- the LOC125440040 gene encoding protein S100-A11-like, which yields MSSKYAGGPTETERCIESLLAVFQRYAGNDGDACSLSKREFLTFMNTELASFTKNQKDPGVVDRMMKKLDMNNDGKLDFSEFLNLIGGLAQACHVQVVSSPTSCPPRK from the exons ATG TCTTCTAAATACGCCGGCGGTCCCACAGAAACCGAACGCTGCATCGAGTCGCTGCTGGCCGTGTTCCAGAGATACGCAGGCAACGATGGGGATGCGTGTTCCCTCTCCAAGAGGGAATTCCTGACCTTCATGAACACGGAGCTGGCATCTTTCACAAAG AACCAGAAGGACCCCGGAGTCGTGGACCGCATGATGAAGAAACTCGACATGAACAATGACGGCAAGCTGGACTTCAGCGAATTCTTGAACCTCATCGGCGGCCTGGCACAGGCGTGCCACGTCCAAGTGGTGTCATCCCCAACCAGTTGTCCCCCCCGCAAATAA